AAAGTATGAATTACCACTTGATTGATGCATTGCAAAAAGACATAATCGTCCAGTTTGATTGTCAGTCGATAATTTCATATCCAATGTATACTCAAAAAGAGCATGAACAAGCCAGTTATTACGACCACTTTCTTGTAAATCAAGACCTGTAAAACACAATGAaggatatataaaaatattgctAAAACCCCAATGAAACAATTCATGTATAAAGACGCATGAATACCATTTACTCACACCAACCTGATTGATCATTAGCCTTAGACGTAGAGCACTCCAATGGCTTTTCACAACAAAATACCAGCAGATTAAGGTGCTTAATTTTTTCACCAAAAGAATTAAATGAAATGTGCATACATACTTATAATTCATATAAATGAACATATGCATTTTTATTCAGTTTTAAAGGTTCTAATTGCTCACCTTATTTGAAGCATTCTCCTTGAGAAAGCTTTGTGTTGACTCTCTCTCCACAGAATTACCTTCATAATTTTCACATGGTATAAGCTCCGCTTCTTTGTCCAGTGCATCCTGTTCCTGCCTCATACGTTTTCTTGTCATTCTTACAGATGAGTTATTGGAGGTATTGTTCATGACCTTACTGTGGTTATTTAAATCACCAGAAGTTCCTTCCTTAAGAAGCTTATGCAACTTCTCAACTTCTTCAAAAAGGGCTTCATCTGCCAAAAGTTCACATccaaatcatcaataaaaaatgtataaatgGACTAAATTTAAGGACAAGGAAGGACACTGCAAACCTACATTCACAAATCATAACACAATTAAACATGATCAAATTCTGACATAGAATAAAGATTTCCACAAAAGTTCTGATGATAAGGATCAACTAGGCAGCTATGCCAATCATAATGGGGAGAACCTTGACTTACTACTTTGATAAGGAGTTAAACAAAAATATGAGaagtaactaaaaataaaacaatttcagaCTCAACAAACTAAAAAACCATAGTTACATTAGATTGTCATCCAAGTCAGGAAACGCCTGAAAGATAACAATCTATTAAATCTCTGTTTTCTGGGATGAATAAGTAAATCACTTAGTCACTTCAAAGAAACATGAATATCTCATtgaatagaaaaataaggtttTCTCTACCAAGTGAGTAGCCAGCCCATTCTTATAGCATCCAAGGTAAATAACTGCCCATGGCAGTATATTAACTCAACATCAAAAGCTAACTTTGGGATGGGGATTGCTCGCAAATTTATAATTACTATTTTGGCCATATAACAGGTCAATGTGGGATTTCTACCGCACCGCTTCACACTCAAGATTAGACATTTAGAGCATAAAGTTTGAAGGATTGGTCATTTACAGATTGCTCGATAACAGGTAATCCCACAACATATAGAATGAGCTCTAATACCATCTCAAAAGTTGGGATTTTGGCCTAACATCCCTAAtcactaaaacataaaaattaaataaataaacaaaactgCGATCATCATGATAATAAACTTTGGATTATTAAGAAACATGTTGGAAGACATCCGGTGATCATCATGACAATAAACTAAGATCTTGTAAGAAGTACAATTTCCAAGTCACACAAACAATATTTAGCAGGTATTTTGAAGAACCATAAAAATGATAGTGTCTCTCACTTTTCTTGGTTTTCTCCATTAAAAGCCTTTGATGTTCAACAAGCTGATTGTCTTTGGCAAGCCTGgatgacaaaaaaacaaatttaagtCTTCGAAATTCCCCCGCCCCCCCCCACACACACGGCGCATCTAACAGCAcaaataaacctaaaaaaattaaaaatttccagcaaaaacctaaaataaaaaaataaagggtagACTGCAGAATACTACATACCTAACAGAAGTCAATTCATTTCCCAAATCATTGATTTTTCCAAGAAGCTTGTCATTTTCACTCCTCAAGTGATCTATCAACTCTTCGGCAGCTG
This genomic interval from Trifolium pratense cultivar HEN17-A07 linkage group LG6, ARS_RC_1.1, whole genome shotgun sequence contains the following:
- the LOC123892792 gene encoding uncharacterized protein LOC123892792, yielding MELPALYQKLYSKYATLKTNKLSQFEEVNKEQEHKFLEFVSAAEELIDHLRSENDKLLGKINDLGNELTSVRLAKDNQLVEHQRLLMEKTKKNEALFEEVEKLHKLLKEGTSGDLNNHSKVMNNTSNNSSVRMTRKRMRQEQDALDKEAELIPCENYEGNSVERESTQSFLKENASNKPLECSTSKANDQSGLDLQESGRNNWLVHALFEYTLDMKLSTDNQTGRLCLFAMHQSSGYSFSISWISKAPGEEAELLYHVQSLGTLERLAPEWMREDIMFSPTMCPIFFERVSRVVNLKH